Proteins encoded in a region of the Devosia sp. RR2S18 genome:
- the folD gene encoding bifunctional methylenetetrahydrofolate dehydrogenase/methenyltetrahydrofolate cyclohydrolase FolD, whose translation MTAKIIDGKSFAEGLRGRIAEHVGRLKQDHGITPGLAVVIVGHDPASQVYVTNKAKQTAEVGMASLKHELPEDTSQEALLALVQALNNDPAVHGILVQMPLPAQIDPVRVIETIAPEKDVDCFTPANVGKVQIGLPGPVSCTPLGCLMLLRDQLGSLAGLNAVIVGRSNLVGKPMAQLLLRENCTVTVAHSKTQNLADVVRQADIVIAAVGRPQMIKGEWIKSGATVIDVGINRIDAPERGDGKTRLVGDVAYAEASKIAGAITPVPGGVGPMTIACLLANTVTTACLINGLTPPSDLTA comes from the coding sequence ATGACGGCTAAGATTATCGACGGCAAGAGTTTCGCCGAGGGCCTGCGTGGCCGGATCGCCGAGCATGTGGGTCGGCTTAAGCAAGATCATGGCATCACGCCGGGGCTGGCTGTGGTCATCGTCGGCCATGATCCAGCCAGCCAGGTCTATGTGACCAACAAGGCCAAGCAGACCGCTGAAGTGGGGATGGCTTCGTTGAAGCATGAACTGCCCGAGGACACCTCCCAGGAAGCGCTCCTGGCATTGGTGCAGGCGCTCAACAATGACCCGGCTGTGCACGGCATTCTCGTGCAGATGCCGCTGCCCGCGCAGATCGATCCGGTCCGCGTGATCGAGACTATCGCGCCCGAAAAGGACGTCGACTGCTTCACCCCCGCCAATGTCGGCAAGGTGCAGATCGGCTTGCCAGGGCCTGTGTCCTGCACCCCTTTGGGGTGCCTCATGCTGCTGCGCGATCAGCTTGGCTCGCTGGCAGGGCTCAACGCCGTGATCGTCGGCCGCTCCAATTTGGTCGGTAAGCCGATGGCTCAGTTGCTGCTGCGCGAGAACTGCACCGTGACGGTCGCGCACTCAAAGACGCAAAACCTGGCCGACGTGGTGCGCCAGGCCGACATCGTCATTGCCGCTGTCGGTCGTCCGCAGATGATCAAGGGCGAGTGGATCAAGTCGGGTGCTACAGTGATCGACGTAGGCATCAATCGCATCGATGCGCCCGAGCGCGGCGATGGCAAGACCCGGCTCGTGGGCGATGTGGCCTATGCGGAAGCCTCGAAAATCGCCGGGGCCATCACCCCCGTTCCGGGCGGCGTCGGTCCGATGACCATCGCGTGCCTCCTTGCCAATACCGTCACCACCGCGTGCCTCATCAACGGCTTGACACCGCCGAGCGACCTCACCGCATGA
- a CDS encoding DUF1643 domain-containing protein: MIDGTGHDPGGRVRLRLLPGVKGDAIFTDHEHRQQMRRWTGESFPNRYIMFIGMNPSTADATVNDPTCAREWTFAQREGYSAMIKTNVGDYRATDPKMLLQPGVVASSPANLPVIRAAAASAEKVVLCHGKLNKALAPAGREIVAALRADGIELWCFGTNADGSPKHPLYLRLDTPLVLFEH; encoded by the coding sequence ATGATCGACGGCACCGGTCACGATCCCGGCGGCCGGGTGCGGCTGCGCCTGCTGCCGGGCGTAAAGGGCGACGCCATCTTCACCGATCACGAGCATCGCCAGCAGATGCGGCGATGGACCGGCGAAAGCTTCCCCAATCGCTACATCATGTTCATCGGCATGAATCCGTCCACCGCCGACGCCACGGTGAACGACCCGACCTGCGCCCGCGAATGGACCTTTGCGCAGCGGGAAGGCTATTCGGCCATGATCAAGACCAATGTCGGCGATTATCGCGCCACCGACCCAAAGATGCTGCTGCAACCGGGAGTCGTGGCATCATCGCCGGCCAATCTCCCCGTGATCCGTGCGGCGGCGGCGAGTGCCGAAAAGGTCGTTCTCTGCCATGGCAAGCTCAACAAGGCGCTGGCGCCTGCTGGTCGCGAGATCGTCGCGGCGTTGCGCGCCGACGGCATCGAACTATGGTGTTTCGGCACCAATGCGGATGGCTCACCCAAGCATCCGCTCTACCTGCGCCTCGATACGCCATTGGTGCTTTTCGAACACTGA
- a CDS encoding AMP nucleosidase has translation MTTISPPRLETQSFTDPEQAWSHLAHIYHRNTSFIRAHLDALASGKAPEGRVRACYPQVEVRSTSYSKHESTLPYGFLHTPGIYRTTVTAPDLFRSYLQEQFAAILKNHGGTIDIGESDTPIPLHFSMPPDERVDGEALNALSVPLRDVFDAPDLAHTDDEIANGSFVPRKGGPYPLSAFTAPRVDYSLFRLSHYTGTAAQHFQNFVIFTNYAFYIDEFCRVAKEYMREGHPHYESFIEPGNVVTDNMLRGGTTAGSAPVRAPQMPAYHLTAGGKRGITMVNIGVGPSNAKTITDHIAVLRPHAWIMLGHCAGLRNSQELGDFVLAHAYVREDHVLDADLPLSVPIPALAEVQVALQQAVGEVTQTDGVETKKIMRTGTVATFDNRNWELRDQAEITRRLSQSRAVALDMESATIAANGFRFRVPYGTLLCVSDKPLHGELKLPGMASDFYRTQVNRHLQIGLRAMEILRDQPPERLHSRKLRSFAETAFQ, from the coding sequence ATGACGACAATCAGCCCGCCCCGCCTCGAAACCCAGTCCTTTACCGACCCCGAGCAGGCCTGGAGCCATCTCGCGCATATCTATCATCGCAATACGAGCTTCATCCGCGCCCACCTCGATGCCCTGGCGTCGGGCAAGGCACCGGAAGGGCGGGTGCGCGCCTGCTATCCCCAGGTCGAAGTGCGTTCGACCAGCTACAGCAAGCATGAGAGCACCCTGCCCTATGGTTTTCTCCACACGCCCGGAATTTACCGAACGACGGTGACCGCGCCGGATCTCTTTCGGAGCTACCTACAGGAGCAGTTCGCCGCGATTCTGAAGAATCATGGCGGCACCATCGACATCGGAGAATCCGACACCCCCATTCCGCTGCATTTCTCCATGCCGCCCGATGAGCGGGTGGATGGGGAAGCCCTGAATGCGTTGAGCGTGCCGCTCCGTGACGTGTTCGACGCGCCGGACCTAGCCCATACCGACGACGAGATCGCCAATGGCAGCTTTGTGCCACGCAAGGGCGGGCCATACCCGCTCTCGGCCTTCACCGCACCGCGGGTGGACTATTCGCTGTTCCGGCTAAGCCACTATACGGGCACTGCCGCCCAGCACTTCCAGAACTTCGTCATCTTCACCAACTACGCCTTCTACATCGACGAGTTCTGCCGGGTCGCGAAGGAATATATGCGCGAGGGGCATCCGCATTACGAGAGCTTCATCGAGCCGGGCAATGTGGTGACAGACAACATGCTGCGCGGCGGCACCACGGCCGGTTCGGCCCCGGTGCGGGCCCCACAGATGCCCGCCTATCACCTGACCGCCGGCGGCAAGCGCGGCATCACCATGGTCAATATCGGCGTGGGGCCATCCAACGCCAAGACGATCACCGACCATATCGCAGTGCTGCGGCCCCATGCCTGGATCATGCTGGGGCACTGTGCCGGCTTGCGCAATTCGCAGGAGTTGGGCGACTTCGTCCTGGCGCATGCCTATGTGCGGGAAGACCACGTGCTCGACGCCGACCTGCCGCTCTCGGTGCCGATACCGGCGCTGGCCGAGGTGCAGGTTGCCCTGCAGCAGGCGGTGGGGGAAGTGACCCAGACCGATGGCGTTGAGACCAAGAAGATCATGCGCACCGGTACAGTCGCGACCTTCGACAATCGCAATTGGGAATTGCGCGACCAGGCCGAGATTACGCGGCGCCTTAGCCAGTCTCGCGCTGTCGCCCTGGACATGGAGTCGGCGACCATCGCTGCTAATGGGTTCCGCTTCCGCGTGCCCTACGGCACCCTGCTCTGCGTCTCCGACAAGCCGCTCCATGGCGAGCTCAAGCTGCCCGGCATGGCCTCGGACTTCTACCGCACGCAGGTTAACCGGCATCTGCAGATCGGCCTGCGAGCGATGGAGATCCTGCGCGACCAGCCGCCGGAGCGGCTGCATTCGCGCAAGCTCAGAAGTTTTGCCGAGACGGCGTTCCAGTAG
- a CDS encoding SDR family NAD(P)-dependent oxidoreductase, translating to MAERAKLAVVTGASLGIGLELAKQCIEHGYDLIIASDTEEIQEAAAVLRGLGGTVEAVQADLATRIGIDQLYTTVARQGRPVDVLMANAGRGLGEAFVDQDFADIQRVIDTNVFGTTYLLHRFLRDMRNRNEGKVLITGSIAGAMPGAFQAVYNATKAYVDSFAYALRNELKDTDITVTCLMPGPTDTDFFETADMLDTKVGTDKKDDPAMVAKKGFDAMMRGEGHEVTGFANKMQAMMANIMPDDALAEMHRKMAQPGTAKH from the coding sequence ATGGCTGAACGCGCCAAACTCGCCGTCGTGACCGGCGCCTCTTTGGGCATCGGGCTCGAACTGGCCAAGCAGTGCATCGAGCACGGCTACGACCTCATTATTGCGTCCGATACTGAGGAGATCCAGGAGGCTGCGGCCGTACTGCGCGGTCTCGGTGGCACGGTTGAGGCGGTGCAGGCCGATCTCGCGACCCGGATCGGCATCGACCAACTCTATACGACCGTGGCGCGGCAGGGGCGCCCCGTTGACGTGCTGATGGCAAATGCCGGCCGTGGCCTCGGCGAGGCCTTTGTCGATCAAGACTTCGCCGACATCCAGCGGGTGATCGACACCAATGTGTTCGGCACCACATATTTGCTGCATCGGTTCCTGCGCGACATGCGCAATCGCAACGAGGGCAAGGTGCTGATCACCGGCTCTATCGCGGGCGCGATGCCGGGCGCCTTCCAGGCGGTCTACAATGCCACCAAGGCCTATGTAGATTCTTTCGCCTATGCGCTCCGCAACGAACTCAAGGACACCGACATCACAGTCACCTGTTTGATGCCGGGGCCGACCGATACGGACTTCTTCGAGACGGCTGACATGCTCGACACCAAGGTCGGTACCGACAAGAAGGACGATCCGGCCATGGTGGCCAAAAAGGGCTTCGACGCCATGATGCGCGGCGAGGGCCACGAGGTCACCGGCTTTGCCAACAAGATGCAAGCCATGATGGCCAATATCATGCCTGACGATGCCCTGGCCGAAATGCACCGCAAGATGGCGCAGCCCGGCACCGCCAAGCACTAG